Proteins encoded in a region of the Bartonella taylorii genome:
- a CDS encoding DHA2 family efflux MFS transporter permease subunit, with protein MTSPIPESIHSQERTEIRKIVVFIAMAFGMFMAILDIQIVSSSLAEIQAGLSASSEEISWVQTSYLIAEVIMLPLSGFLGRLLSTRVFFSISAVGFTITSVLCATATSIEEMIVYRALQGFIGGGIIPSVFVASYILFPPSKRPIVTPIVGLVATLAPTIGPTVGGYLCHILSWHWLFLINVPCGIIISILAWKLIDFDKANPSLMAKFDWLGLISMAVFLGTLEYILEEGARHDWLNDNLILTLFVIMIFSASLFFWRAFTAKEPIVDLSAFSNFNFSTAAVFSFMLGIGLYGLTYLYPVYLSQVRHYDALMIGETLFLSGFAMLLTAPLAGFLSARIDARLMMAIGLFGFALGTWMASSITDNWGFWELFWPQVFRGASIMLCMVPVNNIALGSLPPDRMQNASGLFNLTRNLGGAVGLAIISTLMTKRTDLHYERITETVQHGNNQATEMLSSLTMYFNSTTFDPHTLALFQLFNMARVQAMVMAFSDIFFIITIIFGVLTSLTVFLKKTPPLTDAPANH; from the coding sequence ATGACATCTCCCATACCAGAATCTATACATTCTCAAGAGCGTACAGAAATCCGTAAAATCGTAGTTTTCATTGCTATGGCCTTTGGCATGTTCATGGCTATTTTGGATATCCAAATCGTTTCTTCTTCTTTAGCGGAAATTCAGGCTGGTCTTTCAGCAAGCTCTGAAGAGATTTCATGGGTTCAAACCTCCTATCTCATCGCTGAAGTCATCATGTTGCCCCTTTCTGGCTTCTTAGGAAGATTGCTCTCAACACGCGTTTTCTTTAGCATATCAGCTGTAGGGTTTACGATTACCTCTGTCCTTTGTGCAACAGCAACATCTATTGAAGAGATGATTGTGTACCGAGCACTCCAAGGTTTTATTGGAGGAGGAATTATCCCCAGCGTTTTTGTCGCCTCTTATATACTTTTTCCTCCTTCCAAACGCCCAATTGTTACGCCTATCGTAGGACTGGTAGCAACGTTAGCGCCCACTATTGGTCCAACAGTGGGAGGCTATCTTTGTCATATCTTATCATGGCACTGGCTCTTTCTCATCAATGTACCCTGCGGGATTATTATCTCAATTCTCGCTTGGAAATTGATTGATTTTGATAAAGCTAATCCCTCTTTAATGGCTAAATTTGACTGGCTAGGCCTCATTTCTATGGCTGTTTTTCTGGGGACTTTGGAGTATATTCTAGAAGAAGGTGCGCGTCATGATTGGTTAAATGACAATCTCATTCTAACTTTGTTCGTTATCATGATCTTTTCTGCAAGCTTATTCTTCTGGCGCGCTTTTACTGCTAAAGAACCCATCGTTGATCTCTCAGCTTTTTCTAATTTCAATTTTTCAACCGCAGCAGTTTTTTCTTTTATGCTTGGAATCGGTCTTTATGGACTCACATATCTTTATCCTGTCTATTTGAGCCAAGTCCGTCATTATGATGCACTCATGATTGGAGAAACATTGTTTCTTTCAGGGTTCGCCATGCTATTAACTGCACCCCTTGCCGGATTTCTTTCAGCACGAATTGATGCACGTTTGATGATGGCGATAGGACTTTTTGGCTTTGCATTAGGAACTTGGATGGCTAGCTCTATCACAGACAACTGGGGTTTTTGGGAGCTCTTTTGGCCTCAAGTTTTCCGTGGCGCTTCTATTATGTTATGCATGGTCCCTGTTAATAACATTGCACTCGGATCACTGCCACCAGACCGAATGCAAAATGCCTCTGGACTTTTTAATCTTACACGTAATCTTGGCGGTGCCGTGGGACTTGCTATTATCAGCACCCTTATGACAAAACGCACAGACCTGCATTATGAACGAATAACTGAAACAGTCCAACACGGAAATAACCAAGCAACCGAAATGCTTTCAAGCCTTACTATGTACTTTAACTCCACAACTTTTGATCCGCATACTCTTGCTCTCTTCCAACTTTTTAATATGGCACGCGTCCAAGCAATGGTTATGGCTTTTAGCGATATTTTCTTTATAATAACCATTATCTTTGGCGTCTTGACATCCCTGACTGTTTTTCTCAAAAAAACACCACCTCTCACCGATGCTCCGGCAAACCACTGA
- a CDS encoding GNAT family N-acetyltransferase has protein sequence MNMIHFQTKDGAFFTLLGEQNIDKTHRERLLDLALGKGRKRKSSETLRRGQLAACGLSFVVKNALGELVGSVRLWHVRFNKGKNGTQQALLLGPLAVSAKCSGMGIGSFLMQHAIETAKKQGYGAILLVGDTEFYQRFGFSNSLTENLAMPGPYEKHRFQALELIPKYLSECHGVLAPSGEREGLSRFQCHKVA, from the coding sequence ATGAATATGATACATTTTCAAACCAAAGATGGCGCATTTTTTACACTTTTAGGTGAACAAAACATTGATAAAACACATCGCGAACGCTTACTTGATTTAGCTCTAGGGAAGGGGCGTAAGCGTAAGTCTTCAGAAACTTTGCGTCGTGGACAGTTGGCTGCGTGTGGACTCTCTTTTGTTGTCAAAAATGCGCTTGGAGAGCTTGTGGGCAGTGTACGTCTTTGGCATGTTCGATTTAACAAAGGGAAAAATGGAACACAGCAGGCTTTGCTTTTGGGGCCTCTGGCTGTTTCAGCGAAGTGTTCCGGTATGGGAATAGGATCGTTTCTTATGCAGCATGCAATTGAAACGGCAAAAAAACAGGGTTACGGCGCTATCTTACTTGTCGGTGATACTGAGTTTTATCAGCGTTTTGGTTTTTCAAACAGCTTAACAGAAAATTTGGCGATGCCCGGTCCTTATGAAAAACATCGTTTTCAAGCGTTGGAATTGATACCAAAGTATCTTTCCGAATGTCATGGTGTTTTGGCCCCTAGTGGAGAGCGGGAAGGTTTGAGCCGTTTTCAGTGTCATAAAGTGGCTTAA